The Rhizobium sp. BT03 genome has a window encoding:
- a CDS encoding carbohydrate ABC transporter permease has protein sequence MSKARTSPIRTGLVHLALSAYTLVALFPVFLTVVNSFKDRASIFREPLMVPTPSTFSLVGYQTVLGQGDFATYFQNSFIVTIVSILLVLLFGAMAAFALSEYRFRGNMLLGLYMAIGIMIPIRLGTVAILQGMVAAGLVNTLTALVLVYTAQGIPLAIFILSEFMRTVSDDLKNAGRIDGLSEYAIFFRLVLPLVRPAMATVAVFTMIPIWNDLWFPLILAPSEATKTVTLGSQIFIGQFVTNWNAVLAALSLAILPILVLYVIFSRQLIRGITSGAVK, from the coding sequence ATGTCCAAGGCACGCACATCTCCAATCCGCACCGGCCTCGTGCATCTGGCGCTCTCCGCCTATACGCTGGTCGCGCTGTTTCCGGTTTTCCTGACCGTGGTCAACTCGTTCAAGGATCGCGCCTCGATCTTCCGCGAGCCGCTGATGGTGCCGACGCCGTCGACCTTCAGCCTCGTCGGCTATCAGACGGTGCTGGGGCAGGGCGATTTCGCCACCTATTTCCAGAACAGCTTCATCGTCACGATCGTCTCGATCCTGCTGGTGCTGCTTTTCGGTGCGATGGCGGCCTTCGCGCTTTCGGAATACCGCTTTCGCGGCAATATGCTGCTCGGGCTCTATATGGCGATCGGCATCATGATCCCGATTCGTCTCGGCACGGTGGCGATCCTGCAGGGCATGGTGGCGGCCGGTCTCGTCAATACGCTGACGGCGCTGGTCCTCGTCTATACCGCGCAAGGCATACCGCTGGCGATTTTCATCCTGTCGGAATTCATGCGCACGGTTTCGGACGATCTCAAGAATGCCGGGCGCATCGACGGGCTTTCCGAATATGCGATCTTCTTCCGCTTGGTGCTGCCGCTGGTGCGCCCCGCCATGGCAACAGTCGCCGTCTTCACCATGATCCCGATCTGGAACGATCTCTGGTTCCCGCTGATCCTCGCGCCCTCCGAGGCCACCAAGACGGTAACGCTCGGCTCGCAGATCTTCATCGGGCAGTTCGTCACCAACTGGAATGCGGTGCTGGCGGCGCTGTCGCTGGCGATCCTGCCGATCCTCGTCCTCTACGTCATCTTCTCGCGGCAGTTGATCCGCGGCATCACGTCGGGAGCCGTCAAATGA
- a CDS encoding Gfo/Idh/MocA family protein → MNQEKPIRVLVAGLGNMGRSHALAYHNNRGFEVVGLVNRSTPKLEPELQGYKIHPDFTTALAELKPDLCSINTYSDSHADFAVAAFEAGCDVFVEKPLATTVADAERVVAAAKKAGRKLVIGYILRHHPSWMKLIEEARKLGPPYVFRMNLNQQSSGPTWATHKSLMQTTSPIVDCGVHYVDVMCQITDAKAVEVRGMGLRLSDEIAVDMYNYGQLQVLFEDGSVGWYEAGWGPMISETAFFVKDVMSPKGAVSIVMDPNAKSDDIDTHTKTSVIRLHTAETGPDGKFIRPDQDLRMMGEPGHQALCDLEQAFMLRAIREDLNLDRHMADAVASLRICLAADESVRTGQPVRL, encoded by the coding sequence ATGAACCAGGAGAAACCGATCCGCGTCCTCGTTGCCGGCCTCGGCAATATGGGCCGCAGCCATGCGCTCGCCTATCACAACAATCGGGGCTTCGAGGTCGTCGGTCTGGTCAACCGCTCGACGCCGAAACTGGAGCCCGAGCTGCAGGGCTACAAGATCCATCCCGATTTCACGACGGCGCTGGCCGAACTGAAGCCGGACCTCTGCTCGATCAACACCTATTCCGACAGCCATGCCGATTTTGCCGTCGCCGCCTTCGAGGCCGGCTGCGACGTCTTCGTGGAAAAGCCGCTGGCGACCACCGTCGCCGATGCCGAGCGTGTTGTTGCGGCAGCGAAGAAGGCGGGGCGCAAGCTGGTGATCGGTTATATTCTTCGCCATCATCCGTCCTGGATGAAGCTGATAGAGGAAGCCCGCAAACTCGGCCCGCCTTACGTCTTCCGCATGAATCTCAACCAGCAATCCAGCGGCCCGACCTGGGCGACGCACAAGTCGCTGATGCAGACCACCTCGCCGATCGTCGATTGCGGCGTGCATTATGTCGACGTCATGTGCCAGATCACCGATGCGAAAGCCGTCGAGGTGCGCGGCATGGGGCTGCGGCTGTCCGACGAGATCGCCGTCGACATGTACAATTACGGCCAGCTGCAGGTGCTCTTCGAGGACGGTTCGGTCGGCTGGTACGAGGCCGGTTGGGGGCCGATGATTTCGGAGACCGCCTTCTTCGTGAAGGATGTGATGTCGCCGAAGGGCGCGGTGTCGATCGTCATGGATCCGAACGCCAAGTCCGACGATATCGACACCCACACCAAGACTTCGGTGATCCGTCTGCATACGGCCGAAACCGGCCCGGACGGCAAGTTCATCCGGCCCGACCAGGACCTGAGGATGATGGGCGAGCCCGGTCATCAGGCACTCTGCGACCTGGAACAGGCCTTCATGCTGAGGGCGATCCGCGAGGATCTGAACCTCGATCGCCATATGGCGGATGCGGTGGCGTCGCTGCGCATCTGCCTTGCCGCCGACGAGAGCGTGCGCACCGGCCAGCCGGTCAGATTGTAA
- a CDS encoding ABC transporter ATP-binding protein, with protein sequence MGSLQLKSIRKTYGTHEVLKGIDLEVKDGEFVIFVGPSGCGKSTLLRSIAGLEDVTSGAVVINGRDETLTPPAKRGIAMVFQSYALYPHLTVKDNMGLGLKQAGTAKDEIDSRVGKASGMLSLAPYLARRPAELSGGQRQRVAIGRAIVREPELFLFDEPLSNLDAALRVQTRLEIAQLHRSLKATMIYVTHDQVEAMTLADKIVVLNAGAIEQIGSPMELYNRPANVFVAGFIGSPQMNFIAAEKVGDHSAKTIGVRPEHMTLSREQGTWAAKVVHVEHLGADTIIYLESDQCGLLTARLFGEHQYEPDEIVYATPDQARVHRFDVDDQAIR encoded by the coding sequence GTGGGATCACTTCAACTCAAATCCATCCGCAAGACTTATGGCACGCATGAGGTGCTGAAGGGCATCGACCTCGAAGTCAAGGACGGCGAATTCGTCATCTTTGTCGGGCCGTCGGGCTGCGGGAAATCGACACTGTTGCGCAGCATCGCCGGCCTCGAAGACGTCACCTCGGGCGCCGTCGTCATCAACGGCCGCGACGAGACGCTGACGCCGCCGGCCAAGCGTGGCATCGCCATGGTGTTCCAGTCCTATGCGCTCTATCCGCACCTGACGGTCAAGGACAATATGGGCCTCGGCCTCAAGCAGGCCGGCACGGCCAAAGACGAGATCGACAGCCGAGTCGGCAAAGCCTCCGGCATGCTGTCGCTCGCCCCCTATCTGGCGCGGCGGCCTGCTGAACTCTCTGGCGGCCAGCGCCAGCGCGTCGCGATCGGCCGCGCCATCGTGCGCGAGCCGGAACTCTTCCTGTTCGACGAGCCGCTGTCGAACCTCGATGCGGCGCTGCGCGTCCAGACCCGCCTCGAAATCGCCCAGCTGCACCGAAGCCTGAAAGCGACGATGATCTATGTCACCCACGACCAGGTCGAGGCGATGACGCTGGCCGACAAGATCGTGGTGCTGAATGCCGGCGCGATCGAACAGATCGGCTCGCCGATGGAACTTTACAACCGTCCCGCCAATGTCTTCGTCGCCGGCTTCATCGGTTCGCCGCAGATGAATTTCATCGCGGCCGAGAAGGTCGGCGACCACAGCGCCAAGACGATCGGCGTGCGTCCCGAACATATGACGCTGTCGCGCGAACAGGGAACCTGGGCGGCGAAGGTCGTACATGTCGAGCATCTCGGCGCAGACACGATCATCTATCTGGAATCCGATCAGTGCGGCCTGCTGACGGCGCGTCTGTTCGGCGAACATCAATATGAACCTGATGAGATCGTTTATGCGACGCCGGATCAGGCCCGTGTCCACCGCTTCGATGTGGACGACCAAGCGATCCGCTGA